One genomic region from Alosa alosa isolate M-15738 ecotype Scorff River chromosome 12, AALO_Geno_1.1, whole genome shotgun sequence encodes:
- the wu:fi75a02 gene encoding uncharacterized protein wu:fi75a02 isoform X1, producing the protein MMLSTDPRAPQPGPVSTSGQCPAGPPLCQDRLAVARREVGADGKSKAAELHWNLEAKPCLQVVEGGQGHQAMFSPKKHCVAPQVSHSGKGACMSGSSVDANRPPGRQTEREPDSRVFVTYRQVGKSRSQASFTEEEGTPQGPPVWNPSSPCPPAPQTGSAGEQLGALERFLTAHQTEMKSLLSGALGSLSQRLEVLEHRMDQLCEQSTGHGSSLALLHSRLGQLGRGPGSTSPLSPPPMALALSPRHGRYQPMVTEEDLTMTRSFPQRPHPVCQVPPPEKTDKTSEPVCSWKAAILSPTSLSPVQRRQHSSVQSLGKDNFCSLGLGMAAAPPSLRVSPLGGSLSLGGQPERCLQGNYSPVSDFEDADTELEVENGQNALSLLVDTVLASTDSSTGWGPQRSLLSTSQTSEGMESKAPEKCGIKQPGVDSHSLRIATPLQVPSISVQIPAEKSGDERRLDRREGLLCAVQQPIKLSPIGGPPTSVHSITVIGESRAKHALPFGQTKAQPSQGSRSFKPASILSPKSHCDSSVEVEKPERKKRQKKTEKTSLFPTTAISSSSSSSSSSSSSHDSSTQQKGPQRREGDSSGRCDGQPRLEGSSGRMQSSGAEQRKQVVDAAVDSLSLTVNNDNDSPKSPTVSYIELKSPIRGLTGTAVALVPQRTLNSHSVSLCVEAKLGNRGTKQTLLPFHSTSVVNAHHKLSTPKNGSSKPLFLGIKAKSGDSQTVLDQLSETASRLVSGDCSSDETLLSASSSGFCRFGNLQRSLSSKLKNHWEKEPSSRRRSLLKRAGLPDHGTNPLCQLQPLVSLSDSLSPPLATSVTGRGLKPSTVTTLGRSTISSSNQLLLGSANACHQPSLSQLFRTAAQSPPSLLSQGGFAKGGIQTVLAISSPGHFRLWIRHRRLSAFMQLSPAAVTTIVSRIALYRDKYPPLRPLADYSAPPGLSNDHSYAHRSCQEATSTRRTRATARRPASSPSPRRNKARLTPERSLDIPPRHSPSPKAHRLDSAPTEPVPNFAKVSANVKYPGLHNHKPSREVGLYDGNVGAQPGLRSKRVSQIRIRKTVPKPDNNLTPMGLPKPKRLKKKEFSLEEIYTNKNYKSPTPNRSLETIFEEPKEKNGALVCIGHQKRKRVLDFPDFTLPRKRKARPNVGPIRIKGRARRGRGDDTDLDVMLIERLSELEDYFSREGLEV; encoded by the exons ATGATGCTGTCCACTGACCCCAGGGCCCCTCAGCCGGGGCCCGTCTCCACCTCTGGACAGTGTCCGGCAGGCCCTCCCCTCTGCCAAGACCGATTGGCTGTGGCCCGCAGGGAAGTGGGCGCGGATGGGAAATCCAAAGCAGCCGAGTTGCACTGGAATCTGGAGGCTAAGCCCTGCCTGCAGGTAGTAGAGGGAGGGCAGGGCCACCAAGCCATGTTCTCTCCGAAGAAGCACTGTGTTGCCCCGCAGGTGAGCCACAGCGGAAAGGGTGCTTGCATGAGTGGCAGCAGCGTGGATGCCAACAGACCTCCTGGGAGACAAACAGAAAGGGAACCAGATTCCAGG GTTTTTGTCACTTATAGACAGGTCGGCAAAAGTAGATCACAGGCCAGTTTTACTGAAGAAG AGGGCACGCCACAAGGTCCACCTGTTTGGAACCCCTCTTCCCCATGCCCCCCGGCTCCCCAGACGGGTTCCGCAGGCGAGCAGCTTGGTGCCTTGGAGCGGTTCCTGACGGCCCACCAGACCGAGATGAAGAGCCTGCTGTCGGGCGCGCTGGGCTCCCTGAGCCAGCGTCTGGAGGTCCTCGAACACCGCATGGACCAGCTGTGTGAGCAGAGCACCGGACACGGCAGCAGCCTGGCGCTGCTTCACAGCAGGCTCGGGCAGCTCGGAAGAGGTCCAGGCTCCACTTCGCCGCTCAGTCCCCCTCCAATGGCCCTGGCACTATCACCTAGACATG GGAGATATCAACCCATGGTGACAGAAGAGGATTTAACAATGACCAGGAGCTTTCCTCAAAGGCCCCATCCTGTTTGTCAGGTGCCTCCACCTGAAAAGACTGATAAGACTTCAGAGCCAGTGTGCTCATGGAAGGCAGCCATCTTGTCCCCCACCAGCCTCAGCCCTGTCCAGCGGAGACAACACTCAAGTGTTCAGAGCCTAGGCAAAGACAATTTTTGTAGCCTAGGGTTGGGGATGGCGGCGGCACCACCGTCTCTTAGAGTATCCCCTCTGGGAGGCTCTTTGTCTCTTGGAGGCCAGCCAGAGCGATGCCTACAGGGCAACTATTCCCCAGTGTCAGACTTTGAAGACGCCGACACGGAGCTGGAAGTGGAGAACGGGCAGAATGCCCTGAGCCTGTTAGTGGACACTGTTCTGGCCAGCACTGACAGCAGCACTGGCTGGGGACCTCAGCGCTCACTATTGTCCACGTCACAGACTTCCGAAGGCATGGAGAGCAAAGCGCCCGAGAAGTGTGGCATCAAGCAGCCTGGCGTGGATTCTCATAGTTTACGCATCGCCACGCCACTTCAGGTGCCTTCCATCAGTGTCCAAATCCCCGCAGAGAAGTCAGGAGACGAGCGGAGGTTGGACAGGAGGGAGGGTCTCCTCTGTGCGGTCCAGCAACCTATCAAACTGAGCCCGATAGGCGGACCCCCTACCTCAGTGCATTCCATCACAGTCATTGGGGAAAGCAGGGCCAAGCACGCGTTGCCGTTTGGGCAGACGAAAGCACAACCATCCCAGGGGTCTAGGTCATTCAAGCCAGCCTCAATTCTTAGCCCCAAGTCTCACTGTGACTCCTCAGTGGAGGTAGAGAAACCCGAGCgcaaaaagagacagaaaaagactgAGAAGACAAGTTTGTTTCCCACTACTgccatttcttcttcttcttcttcttcttcttcttcttcttcttcgcaTGACTCCTCCACTCAACAAAAAGGACCCCAGAGGCGAGAGGGGGACTCCAGCGGGCGGTGCGATGGACAGCCTCGTCTCGAGGGCTCCTCAGGCAGAATGCAAAGCTCAGGGGCTGAACAGCGCAAGCAGGTTGTTGATGCTGCTGTAGATTCCCTGTCCTTAACCgtaaataatgataatgacagccCCAAATCGCCTACAGTTTCTTATATTGAATTGAAATCCCCAATTCGAGGGCTGACTGGAACTGCTGTTGCCCTGGTCCCCCAACGCACTTTAAATAGTCACtcggtctctctgtgtgtggaggCCAAGCTTGGTAACAGAGGTACGAAACAGACTCTGTTACCATTTCACTCGACTAGTGTTGTGAACGCCCACCATAAACTGTCCACGCCCAAAAACGGCTCCTCGAAGCCCCTGTTCCTTGGGATTAAGGCCAAATCTGGGGACAGCCAGACGGTCTTGGATCAGTTATCAGAGACGGCCAGCCGGCTGGTGTCCGGTGACTGCTCCTCAGACGAGACTCTGCTCTCGGCCAGTTCGAGTGGGTTCTGCCGGTTTGGCAATCTGCAGCGCTCGCTGAGCTCCAAGCTGAAGAACCACTGGGAAAAGGAGCCGTCCTCGCGCCGACGCTCCCTGCTCAAGCGGGCTGGGCTCCCTGACCATGGGACCAACCCGCTCTGCCAGCTGCAGCCCCTGGTCAGCCTCAGCGACTCGCTCTCGCCGCCGCTGGCCACCAGCGTGACAGGCCGCGGTCTGAAGCCCAGCACGGTCACCACGCTCGGCCGGAGCACCATCTCCTCCTCGAACCAGCTCCTCCTGGGGAGCGCCAACGCGTGCCACCAGCCGAGCCTGTCGCAGCTCTTCCGCACGGCTGCTCAGTCGCCCCCGTCCCTGCTCAGCCAGGGGGGCTTTGCAAAGGGCGGCATTCAGACGGTGCTGGCCATCTCCTCCCCGGGACACTTCCGCCTCTGGATCAGGCACAGGCGCCTCTCGGCCTTCATGCAGCTCTCACCGGCCGCGGTCACCACCATTGTCAGCCGCATCGCCCTGTACCGGGACAAGTACCCTCCCCTCAGACCACTCGCTGACTACTCAGCCCCGCCTGGTCTTAGCAATGACCACAG CTATGCACATCGATCCTGTCAAGAGGCTACGTCTACGCGCAGGACGAGAGCCACAGCACG AAGGCCTGCTTCATCTCCATCCCCGAGGCGTAACAAAGCCAGGCTCACCCCTGAGCGGAGCCTGGACATCCCACCACGCCACTCCCCTAGCCCCAAGGCCCACCGCCTGGACAGCGCGCCTACCGAGCCCGTGCCCAACTTTGCCAAAGTTAGTGCCAACGTCAAGTACCCAGGCCTGCACAACCACAAGCCATCCAGAGAG GTGGGGTTGTATGATGGGAACGTTGGGGCTCAGCCAGGCCTGCGGTCTAAGAGGGTATCCCAGATACGCATCCGCAAGACTGTCCCGAAGCCAGACAACAACCTCACCCCTATGGGTCTTCCCAAACCAAAGAG ATTGAAGAAAAAGGAATTCAGCCTTGAGGAGATCTACACAAACAAGAACTATAAATCACCAACTCCCAACAG GAGTCTTGAGACGATCTTCGAGGAGCCGAAGGAGAAAAATGGGGCCCTGGTGTGCATTGGCCACCAGAAGCGCAAGCGTGTGTTGGACTTTCCCGATTTCACATTACCGCGGAAGCGCAAGGCCAGGCCCAATGTGGGCCCAATCCGCATAAAGGGAAGGGCCCGAAGAGGTCGAGGCGACGACACTGACCTTGATGTCATGCTGATTGAGAGGCTGAGCGAGCTGGAGGACTATTTCTCGCGCGAAGGCCTGGAGGTCTAA
- the wu:fi75a02 gene encoding uncharacterized protein wu:fi75a02 isoform X2 produces the protein MMLSTDPRAPQPGPVSTSGQCPAGPPLCQDRLAVARREVGADGKSKAAELHWNLEAKPCLQVVEGGQGHQAMFSPKKHCVAPQVSHSGKGACMSGSSVDANRPPGRQTEREPDSRVFVTYRQVGKSRSQASFTEEEGTPQGPPVWNPSSPCPPAPQTGSAGEQLGALERFLTAHQTEMKSLLSGALGSLSQRLEVLEHRMDQLCEQSTGHGSSLALLHSRLGQLGRGPGSTSPLSPPPMALALSPRHGRYQPMVTEEDLTMTRSFPQRPHPVCQVPPPEKTDKTSEPVCSWKAAILSPTSLSPVQRRQHSSVQSLGKDNFCSLGLGMAAAPPSLRVSPLGGSLSLGGQPERCLQGNYSPVSDFEDADTELEVENGQNALSLLVDTVLASTDSSTGWGPQRSLLSTSQTSEGMESKAPEKCGIKQPGVDSHSLRIATPLQVPSISVQIPAEKSGDERRLDRREGLLCAVQQPIKLSPIGGPPTSVHSITVIGESRAKHALPFGQTKAQPSQGSRSFKPASILSPKSHCDSSVEVEKPERKKRQKKTEKTSLFPTTAISSSSSSSSSSSSSHDSSTQQKGPQRREGDSSGRCDGQPRLEGSSGRMQSSGAEQRKQVVDAAVDSLSLTVNNDNDSPKSPTVSYIELKSPIRGLTGTAVALVPQRTLNSHSVSLCVEAKLGNRGTKQTLLPFHSTSVVNAHHKLSTPKNGSSKPLFLGIKAKSGDSQTVLDQLSETASRLVSGDCSSDETLLSASSSGFCRFGNLQRSLSSKLKNHWEKEPSSRRRSLLKRAGLPDHGTNPLCQLQPLVSLSDSLSPPLATSVTGRGLKPSTVTTLGRSTISSSNQLLLGSANACHQPSLSQLFRTAAQSPPSLLSQGGFAKGGIQTVLAISSPGHFRLWIRHRRLSAFMQLSPAAVTTIVSRIALYRDKYPPLRPLADYSAPPGLSNDHSYAHRSCQEATSTRRTRATARRPASSPSPRRNKARLTPERSLDIPPRHSPSPKAHRLDSAPTEPVPNFAKVGLYDGNVGAQPGLRSKRVSQIRIRKTVPKPDNNLTPMGLPKPKRLKKKEFSLEEIYTNKNYKSPTPNRSLETIFEEPKEKNGALVCIGHQKRKRVLDFPDFTLPRKRKARPNVGPIRIKGRARRGRGDDTDLDVMLIERLSELEDYFSREGLEV, from the exons ATGATGCTGTCCACTGACCCCAGGGCCCCTCAGCCGGGGCCCGTCTCCACCTCTGGACAGTGTCCGGCAGGCCCTCCCCTCTGCCAAGACCGATTGGCTGTGGCCCGCAGGGAAGTGGGCGCGGATGGGAAATCCAAAGCAGCCGAGTTGCACTGGAATCTGGAGGCTAAGCCCTGCCTGCAGGTAGTAGAGGGAGGGCAGGGCCACCAAGCCATGTTCTCTCCGAAGAAGCACTGTGTTGCCCCGCAGGTGAGCCACAGCGGAAAGGGTGCTTGCATGAGTGGCAGCAGCGTGGATGCCAACAGACCTCCTGGGAGACAAACAGAAAGGGAACCAGATTCCAGG GTTTTTGTCACTTATAGACAGGTCGGCAAAAGTAGATCACAGGCCAGTTTTACTGAAGAAG AGGGCACGCCACAAGGTCCACCTGTTTGGAACCCCTCTTCCCCATGCCCCCCGGCTCCCCAGACGGGTTCCGCAGGCGAGCAGCTTGGTGCCTTGGAGCGGTTCCTGACGGCCCACCAGACCGAGATGAAGAGCCTGCTGTCGGGCGCGCTGGGCTCCCTGAGCCAGCGTCTGGAGGTCCTCGAACACCGCATGGACCAGCTGTGTGAGCAGAGCACCGGACACGGCAGCAGCCTGGCGCTGCTTCACAGCAGGCTCGGGCAGCTCGGAAGAGGTCCAGGCTCCACTTCGCCGCTCAGTCCCCCTCCAATGGCCCTGGCACTATCACCTAGACATG GGAGATATCAACCCATGGTGACAGAAGAGGATTTAACAATGACCAGGAGCTTTCCTCAAAGGCCCCATCCTGTTTGTCAGGTGCCTCCACCTGAAAAGACTGATAAGACTTCAGAGCCAGTGTGCTCATGGAAGGCAGCCATCTTGTCCCCCACCAGCCTCAGCCCTGTCCAGCGGAGACAACACTCAAGTGTTCAGAGCCTAGGCAAAGACAATTTTTGTAGCCTAGGGTTGGGGATGGCGGCGGCACCACCGTCTCTTAGAGTATCCCCTCTGGGAGGCTCTTTGTCTCTTGGAGGCCAGCCAGAGCGATGCCTACAGGGCAACTATTCCCCAGTGTCAGACTTTGAAGACGCCGACACGGAGCTGGAAGTGGAGAACGGGCAGAATGCCCTGAGCCTGTTAGTGGACACTGTTCTGGCCAGCACTGACAGCAGCACTGGCTGGGGACCTCAGCGCTCACTATTGTCCACGTCACAGACTTCCGAAGGCATGGAGAGCAAAGCGCCCGAGAAGTGTGGCATCAAGCAGCCTGGCGTGGATTCTCATAGTTTACGCATCGCCACGCCACTTCAGGTGCCTTCCATCAGTGTCCAAATCCCCGCAGAGAAGTCAGGAGACGAGCGGAGGTTGGACAGGAGGGAGGGTCTCCTCTGTGCGGTCCAGCAACCTATCAAACTGAGCCCGATAGGCGGACCCCCTACCTCAGTGCATTCCATCACAGTCATTGGGGAAAGCAGGGCCAAGCACGCGTTGCCGTTTGGGCAGACGAAAGCACAACCATCCCAGGGGTCTAGGTCATTCAAGCCAGCCTCAATTCTTAGCCCCAAGTCTCACTGTGACTCCTCAGTGGAGGTAGAGAAACCCGAGCgcaaaaagagacagaaaaagactgAGAAGACAAGTTTGTTTCCCACTACTgccatttcttcttcttcttcttcttcttcttcttcttcttcttcgcaTGACTCCTCCACTCAACAAAAAGGACCCCAGAGGCGAGAGGGGGACTCCAGCGGGCGGTGCGATGGACAGCCTCGTCTCGAGGGCTCCTCAGGCAGAATGCAAAGCTCAGGGGCTGAACAGCGCAAGCAGGTTGTTGATGCTGCTGTAGATTCCCTGTCCTTAACCgtaaataatgataatgacagccCCAAATCGCCTACAGTTTCTTATATTGAATTGAAATCCCCAATTCGAGGGCTGACTGGAACTGCTGTTGCCCTGGTCCCCCAACGCACTTTAAATAGTCACtcggtctctctgtgtgtggaggCCAAGCTTGGTAACAGAGGTACGAAACAGACTCTGTTACCATTTCACTCGACTAGTGTTGTGAACGCCCACCATAAACTGTCCACGCCCAAAAACGGCTCCTCGAAGCCCCTGTTCCTTGGGATTAAGGCCAAATCTGGGGACAGCCAGACGGTCTTGGATCAGTTATCAGAGACGGCCAGCCGGCTGGTGTCCGGTGACTGCTCCTCAGACGAGACTCTGCTCTCGGCCAGTTCGAGTGGGTTCTGCCGGTTTGGCAATCTGCAGCGCTCGCTGAGCTCCAAGCTGAAGAACCACTGGGAAAAGGAGCCGTCCTCGCGCCGACGCTCCCTGCTCAAGCGGGCTGGGCTCCCTGACCATGGGACCAACCCGCTCTGCCAGCTGCAGCCCCTGGTCAGCCTCAGCGACTCGCTCTCGCCGCCGCTGGCCACCAGCGTGACAGGCCGCGGTCTGAAGCCCAGCACGGTCACCACGCTCGGCCGGAGCACCATCTCCTCCTCGAACCAGCTCCTCCTGGGGAGCGCCAACGCGTGCCACCAGCCGAGCCTGTCGCAGCTCTTCCGCACGGCTGCTCAGTCGCCCCCGTCCCTGCTCAGCCAGGGGGGCTTTGCAAAGGGCGGCATTCAGACGGTGCTGGCCATCTCCTCCCCGGGACACTTCCGCCTCTGGATCAGGCACAGGCGCCTCTCGGCCTTCATGCAGCTCTCACCGGCCGCGGTCACCACCATTGTCAGCCGCATCGCCCTGTACCGGGACAAGTACCCTCCCCTCAGACCACTCGCTGACTACTCAGCCCCGCCTGGTCTTAGCAATGACCACAG CTATGCACATCGATCCTGTCAAGAGGCTACGTCTACGCGCAGGACGAGAGCCACAGCACG AAGGCCTGCTTCATCTCCATCCCCGAGGCGTAACAAAGCCAGGCTCACCCCTGAGCGGAGCCTGGACATCCCACCACGCCACTCCCCTAGCCCCAAGGCCCACCGCCTGGACAGCGCGCCTACCGAGCCCGTGCCCAACTTTGCCAAA GTGGGGTTGTATGATGGGAACGTTGGGGCTCAGCCAGGCCTGCGGTCTAAGAGGGTATCCCAGATACGCATCCGCAAGACTGTCCCGAAGCCAGACAACAACCTCACCCCTATGGGTCTTCCCAAACCAAAGAG ATTGAAGAAAAAGGAATTCAGCCTTGAGGAGATCTACACAAACAAGAACTATAAATCACCAACTCCCAACAG GAGTCTTGAGACGATCTTCGAGGAGCCGAAGGAGAAAAATGGGGCCCTGGTGTGCATTGGCCACCAGAAGCGCAAGCGTGTGTTGGACTTTCCCGATTTCACATTACCGCGGAAGCGCAAGGCCAGGCCCAATGTGGGCCCAATCCGCATAAAGGGAAGGGCCCGAAGAGGTCGAGGCGACGACACTGACCTTGATGTCATGCTGATTGAGAGGCTGAGCGAGCTGGAGGACTATTTCTCGCGCGAAGGCCTGGAGGTCTAA
- the wu:fi75a02 gene encoding uncharacterized protein wu:fi75a02 isoform X3 — protein sequence MMLSTDPRAPQPGPVSTSGQCPAGPPLCQDRLAVARREVGADGKSKAAELHWNLEAKPCLQVVEGGQGHQAMFSPKKHCVAPQVSHSGKGACMSGSSVDANRPPGRQTEREPDSRVFVTYRQVGKSRSQASFTEEEGTPQGPPVWNPSSPCPPAPQTGSAGEQLGALERFLTAHQTEMKSLLSGALGSLSQRLEVLEHRMDQLCEQSTGHGSSLALLHSRLGQLGRGPGSTSPLSPPPMALALSPRHGRYQPMVTEEDLTMTRSFPQRPHPVCQVPPPEKTDKTSEPVCSWKAAILSPTSLSPVQRRQHSSVQSLGKDNFCSLGLGMAAAPPSLRVSPLGGSLSLGGQPERCLQGNYSPVSDFEDADTELEVENGQNALSLLVDTVLASTDSSTGWGPQRSLLSTSQTSEGMESKAPEKCGIKQPGVDSHSLRIATPLQVPSISVQIPAEKSGDERRLDRREGLLCAVQQPIKLSPIGGPPTSVHSITVIGESRAKHALPFGQTKAQPSQGSRSFKPASILSPKSHCDSSVEVEKPERKKRQKKTEKTSLFPTTAISSSSSSSSSSSSSHDSSTQQKGPQRREGDSSGRCDGQPRLEGSSGRMQSSGAEQRKQVVDAAVDSLSLTVNNDNDSPKSPTVSYIELKSPIRGLTGTAVALVPQRTLNSHSVSLCVEAKLGNRGTKQTLLPFHSTSVVNAHHKLSTPKNGSSKPLFLGIKAKSGDSQTVLDQLSETASRLVSGDCSSDETLLSASSSGFCRFGNLQRSLSSKLKNHWEKEPSSRRRSLLKRAGLPDHGTNPLCQLQPLVSLSDSLSPPLATSVTGRGLKPSTVTTLGRSTISSSNQLLLGSANACHQPSLSQLFRTAAQSPPSLLSQGGFAKGGIQTVLAISSPGHFRLWIRHRRLSAFMQLSPAAVTTIVSRIALYRDKYPPLRPLADYSAPPGLSNDHRRPASSPSPRRNKARLTPERSLDIPPRHSPSPKAHRLDSAPTEPVPNFAKVSANVKYPGLHNHKPSREVGLYDGNVGAQPGLRSKRVSQIRIRKTVPKPDNNLTPMGLPKPKRLKKKEFSLEEIYTNKNYKSPTPNRSLETIFEEPKEKNGALVCIGHQKRKRVLDFPDFTLPRKRKARPNVGPIRIKGRARRGRGDDTDLDVMLIERLSELEDYFSREGLEV from the exons ATGATGCTGTCCACTGACCCCAGGGCCCCTCAGCCGGGGCCCGTCTCCACCTCTGGACAGTGTCCGGCAGGCCCTCCCCTCTGCCAAGACCGATTGGCTGTGGCCCGCAGGGAAGTGGGCGCGGATGGGAAATCCAAAGCAGCCGAGTTGCACTGGAATCTGGAGGCTAAGCCCTGCCTGCAGGTAGTAGAGGGAGGGCAGGGCCACCAAGCCATGTTCTCTCCGAAGAAGCACTGTGTTGCCCCGCAGGTGAGCCACAGCGGAAAGGGTGCTTGCATGAGTGGCAGCAGCGTGGATGCCAACAGACCTCCTGGGAGACAAACAGAAAGGGAACCAGATTCCAGG GTTTTTGTCACTTATAGACAGGTCGGCAAAAGTAGATCACAGGCCAGTTTTACTGAAGAAG AGGGCACGCCACAAGGTCCACCTGTTTGGAACCCCTCTTCCCCATGCCCCCCGGCTCCCCAGACGGGTTCCGCAGGCGAGCAGCTTGGTGCCTTGGAGCGGTTCCTGACGGCCCACCAGACCGAGATGAAGAGCCTGCTGTCGGGCGCGCTGGGCTCCCTGAGCCAGCGTCTGGAGGTCCTCGAACACCGCATGGACCAGCTGTGTGAGCAGAGCACCGGACACGGCAGCAGCCTGGCGCTGCTTCACAGCAGGCTCGGGCAGCTCGGAAGAGGTCCAGGCTCCACTTCGCCGCTCAGTCCCCCTCCAATGGCCCTGGCACTATCACCTAGACATG GGAGATATCAACCCATGGTGACAGAAGAGGATTTAACAATGACCAGGAGCTTTCCTCAAAGGCCCCATCCTGTTTGTCAGGTGCCTCCACCTGAAAAGACTGATAAGACTTCAGAGCCAGTGTGCTCATGGAAGGCAGCCATCTTGTCCCCCACCAGCCTCAGCCCTGTCCAGCGGAGACAACACTCAAGTGTTCAGAGCCTAGGCAAAGACAATTTTTGTAGCCTAGGGTTGGGGATGGCGGCGGCACCACCGTCTCTTAGAGTATCCCCTCTGGGAGGCTCTTTGTCTCTTGGAGGCCAGCCAGAGCGATGCCTACAGGGCAACTATTCCCCAGTGTCAGACTTTGAAGACGCCGACACGGAGCTGGAAGTGGAGAACGGGCAGAATGCCCTGAGCCTGTTAGTGGACACTGTTCTGGCCAGCACTGACAGCAGCACTGGCTGGGGACCTCAGCGCTCACTATTGTCCACGTCACAGACTTCCGAAGGCATGGAGAGCAAAGCGCCCGAGAAGTGTGGCATCAAGCAGCCTGGCGTGGATTCTCATAGTTTACGCATCGCCACGCCACTTCAGGTGCCTTCCATCAGTGTCCAAATCCCCGCAGAGAAGTCAGGAGACGAGCGGAGGTTGGACAGGAGGGAGGGTCTCCTCTGTGCGGTCCAGCAACCTATCAAACTGAGCCCGATAGGCGGACCCCCTACCTCAGTGCATTCCATCACAGTCATTGGGGAAAGCAGGGCCAAGCACGCGTTGCCGTTTGGGCAGACGAAAGCACAACCATCCCAGGGGTCTAGGTCATTCAAGCCAGCCTCAATTCTTAGCCCCAAGTCTCACTGTGACTCCTCAGTGGAGGTAGAGAAACCCGAGCgcaaaaagagacagaaaaagactgAGAAGACAAGTTTGTTTCCCACTACTgccatttcttcttcttcttcttcttcttcttcttcttcttcttcgcaTGACTCCTCCACTCAACAAAAAGGACCCCAGAGGCGAGAGGGGGACTCCAGCGGGCGGTGCGATGGACAGCCTCGTCTCGAGGGCTCCTCAGGCAGAATGCAAAGCTCAGGGGCTGAACAGCGCAAGCAGGTTGTTGATGCTGCTGTAGATTCCCTGTCCTTAACCgtaaataatgataatgacagccCCAAATCGCCTACAGTTTCTTATATTGAATTGAAATCCCCAATTCGAGGGCTGACTGGAACTGCTGTTGCCCTGGTCCCCCAACGCACTTTAAATAGTCACtcggtctctctgtgtgtggaggCCAAGCTTGGTAACAGAGGTACGAAACAGACTCTGTTACCATTTCACTCGACTAGTGTTGTGAACGCCCACCATAAACTGTCCACGCCCAAAAACGGCTCCTCGAAGCCCCTGTTCCTTGGGATTAAGGCCAAATCTGGGGACAGCCAGACGGTCTTGGATCAGTTATCAGAGACGGCCAGCCGGCTGGTGTCCGGTGACTGCTCCTCAGACGAGACTCTGCTCTCGGCCAGTTCGAGTGGGTTCTGCCGGTTTGGCAATCTGCAGCGCTCGCTGAGCTCCAAGCTGAAGAACCACTGGGAAAAGGAGCCGTCCTCGCGCCGACGCTCCCTGCTCAAGCGGGCTGGGCTCCCTGACCATGGGACCAACCCGCTCTGCCAGCTGCAGCCCCTGGTCAGCCTCAGCGACTCGCTCTCGCCGCCGCTGGCCACCAGCGTGACAGGCCGCGGTCTGAAGCCCAGCACGGTCACCACGCTCGGCCGGAGCACCATCTCCTCCTCGAACCAGCTCCTCCTGGGGAGCGCCAACGCGTGCCACCAGCCGAGCCTGTCGCAGCTCTTCCGCACGGCTGCTCAGTCGCCCCCGTCCCTGCTCAGCCAGGGGGGCTTTGCAAAGGGCGGCATTCAGACGGTGCTGGCCATCTCCTCCCCGGGACACTTCCGCCTCTGGATCAGGCACAGGCGCCTCTCGGCCTTCATGCAGCTCTCACCGGCCGCGGTCACCACCATTGTCAGCCGCATCGCCCTGTACCGGGACAAGTACCCTCCCCTCAGACCACTCGCTGACTACTCAGCCCCGCCTGGTCTTAGCAATGACCACAG AAGGCCTGCTTCATCTCCATCCCCGAGGCGTAACAAAGCCAGGCTCACCCCTGAGCGGAGCCTGGACATCCCACCACGCCACTCCCCTAGCCCCAAGGCCCACCGCCTGGACAGCGCGCCTACCGAGCCCGTGCCCAACTTTGCCAAAGTTAGTGCCAACGTCAAGTACCCAGGCCTGCACAACCACAAGCCATCCAGAGAG GTGGGGTTGTATGATGGGAACGTTGGGGCTCAGCCAGGCCTGCGGTCTAAGAGGGTATCCCAGATACGCATCCGCAAGACTGTCCCGAAGCCAGACAACAACCTCACCCCTATGGGTCTTCCCAAACCAAAGAG ATTGAAGAAAAAGGAATTCAGCCTTGAGGAGATCTACACAAACAAGAACTATAAATCACCAACTCCCAACAG GAGTCTTGAGACGATCTTCGAGGAGCCGAAGGAGAAAAATGGGGCCCTGGTGTGCATTGGCCACCAGAAGCGCAAGCGTGTGTTGGACTTTCCCGATTTCACATTACCGCGGAAGCGCAAGGCCAGGCCCAATGTGGGCCCAATCCGCATAAAGGGAAGGGCCCGAAGAGGTCGAGGCGACGACACTGACCTTGATGTCATGCTGATTGAGAGGCTGAGCGAGCTGGAGGACTATTTCTCGCGCGAAGGCCTGGAGGTCTAA